One Shewanella sp. MR-4 DNA window includes the following coding sequences:
- the kdnA gene encoding 8-amino-3,8-dideoxy-alpha-D-manno-octulosonate transaminase KdnA translates to MPGFELFGPEEKQEVADVMEHGFTFRYNFDHMRNDRWKTRDMEQLLCEKMNVKHAHLLSSGTAALQTALMAAGIGAGDEVIVPPFTFVASVEAIFMAGAVPIFAEIDETLCLSPEGIEAAITPRTKAVNLVHMCGSMAKMDEIKAVCAKHNIVLLEDACQAIGGSYKGQALGTIGDVGCYSFDSVKTITCGEGGAVITNNTEIYDHAHMFSDHGHDHIGKDRGAESHPIMGLNFRISEMNAALGLAQLRKLDTIIDIQRKNKKVIKEAMASIPEVSFREIPDPEGDSAGFLSFMLPTEARTQEISKKLAENGVDGCFYWYVNNWHYLKNWKHIQELKTPAALPITLIADRPDYTQISVPKSDAIMSRTISMLIKLSWTDAQIAERIENIKKAFAQ, encoded by the coding sequence ATGCCCGGTTTTGAATTATTTGGTCCAGAAGAAAAGCAAGAAGTCGCCGATGTGATGGAGCACGGCTTTACCTTCCGTTATAACTTCGACCATATGCGTAATGATCGCTGGAAGACTCGCGATATGGAGCAACTGCTCTGCGAGAAAATGAATGTTAAGCATGCTCACCTCTTATCTAGCGGTACTGCTGCGCTGCAAACAGCCTTAATGGCGGCAGGCATTGGTGCTGGCGACGAAGTTATCGTGCCACCTTTTACCTTTGTTGCTTCTGTAGAAGCGATTTTCATGGCCGGTGCTGTGCCAATTTTTGCCGAAATCGACGAGACACTGTGTCTATCACCAGAAGGCATTGAAGCGGCGATCACCCCACGTACTAAAGCGGTGAACTTAGTACACATGTGTGGCTCTATGGCCAAGATGGACGAAATCAAAGCCGTTTGCGCTAAGCACAACATCGTATTGTTAGAAGATGCTTGCCAAGCCATTGGCGGCAGCTACAAGGGCCAAGCCCTAGGTACTATCGGTGATGTAGGTTGTTACTCTTTCGATTCTGTTAAAACCATCACCTGTGGTGAAGGCGGCGCGGTGATCACCAATAACACTGAAATCTACGATCACGCCCACATGTTCTCCGATCACGGCCATGACCATATTGGTAAAGACCGTGGCGCCGAGTCACACCCGATTATGGGTCTGAACTTCCGTATCTCTGAAATGAATGCGGCCTTAGGTTTAGCCCAGTTACGTAAACTCGATACCATTATCGACATTCAACGTAAAAACAAAAAAGTCATTAAAGAAGCCATGGCGAGCATTCCTGAAGTCAGCTTCCGCGAAATCCCCGATCCAGAGGGTGATTCAGCTGGCTTCTTAAGCTTTATGTTACCAACAGAAGCACGTACCCAAGAGATCAGCAAAAAACTGGCTGAGAATGGCGTTGATGGTTGCTTCTACTGGTACGTGAACAACTGGCATTATCTGAAAAACTGGAAACACATTCAGGAGCTTAAGACCCCTGCTGCGTTGCCAATCACATTAATCGCCGACAGACCTGACTATACTCAAATTTCTGTGCCGAAATCTGATGCCATTATGAGCCGCACTATTTCCATGCTCATTAAATTGTCTTGGACCGATGCTCAGATTGCCGAGCGTATTGAAAACATTAAGAAAGCATTTGCCCAATAA
- the can gene encoding carbonate dehydratase — MKLLKPLFDNNRRWAGRIRQEHPDFFEQLAKQQNPEYLWIGCSDSRVPSNQIIDLMPGEVFVHRNIANMVIHTDLNCLSVLQYAIDVLKVKHIMVVGHYGCGGVRAAMGNQRLGLIDNWLGHLRDVYRLHQDELMQMDEAKRFDRLCELNVIEQVANVTSSTIVQEAWARGQELAIHGWIYGIDNGLLTDLDVTVDRAQKI, encoded by the coding sequence ATGAAACTACTTAAACCCTTATTCGATAACAACCGCCGCTGGGCCGGACGCATTCGCCAAGAGCACCCTGACTTTTTTGAGCAACTGGCGAAACAGCAGAACCCTGAATATCTTTGGATTGGTTGTTCTGACAGCCGAGTACCTTCTAACCAAATCATCGATTTAATGCCGGGCGAAGTCTTCGTTCATCGCAATATTGCCAACATGGTGATCCACACCGATCTTAACTGCCTGTCAGTACTGCAATACGCCATCGATGTGCTTAAGGTGAAGCACATTATGGTAGTAGGCCACTACGGCTGTGGCGGTGTACGTGCGGCCATGGGGAATCAACGCTTAGGGCTTATCGACAACTGGCTCGGTCATTTACGTGATGTTTACCGTCTGCATCAAGATGAATTAATGCAAATGGATGAAGCCAAACGTTTCGACCGCCTGTGTGAACTCAACGTAATTGAGCAAGTGGCCAACGTCACCAGCAGCACTATCGTGCAAGAAGCTTGGGCTCGCGGCCAAGAACTGGCAATCCACGGCTGGATTTACGGTATTGATAATGGTCTGTTAACCGATCTTGATGTGACTGTCGATCGCGCGCAAAAGATTTAA